In Paralichthys olivaceus isolate ysfri-2021 chromosome 13, ASM2471397v2, whole genome shotgun sequence, the following are encoded in one genomic region:
- the mtf1 gene encoding metal regulatory transcription factor 1, whose protein sequence is MSENGPQTEAPMYFEVEVDHLERDDEEEEDDKIGFVKDDLIAEPSSSSGRVYDRTTVLIERDPIRLDEEGEEELHCAGDEDGVIFLTEGEGDEDGSMVFMTDPDAMSQGYVHHTISADQIQFTINPGSTPMPRNIEGATLTLHSECPETKQREVKRYQCMFEGCTRTYSTAGNLRTHQKTHRGEYTFVCNQQGCGKAFLTSYSLKIHVRVHTKEKPFECDVQGCEKAFNTLYRLKAHQRLHTGKTFNCESEGCTKYFTTLSDLRKHIRTHTGEKPFRCDHDGCGKAFAASHHLRTHVRTHTGEKPFNCPSDGCEKTFSSQYSLKSHIRGHDKGQTFSVTLSEDANHSLCLSDLSLISTDSELRENIQNAQNLDLNNVTPVKIFELMFQSPENSVSQDDAHHKESLVETSAQTGATDASTLISFSIHPTSSSPCSHTASDIEAFSQLSKSSFSPASTSASVTAAVGSAKPFMQLTGSQQVSDVPAQASGPAPNPAPSQHFMALPTTFLQTDSITQTTPLPPPNSAPPAAAPALTTTIPGTAAASVVAATTTDALAAVAQPVPLANNPVPISSPSLPPAPATITIAPTQNLLQPSLVMSDQNLQWILSSAANSQQNPEQASQKGAPKVEKVFFTTAIPVGGNAGNSVQQIGLSLPVIIIKQEESCQCHCACRDSAKDKSSKSASSIVSAPVPQQAPEPPPPPLPQPPEPPRLPSPSCCLPKSSSMVGEVSLEAASSSSSSLAQTFSTSNPPSADSLSNMDVSDFLSLQSPGTTANIEALLLVTDEFNMATDGNP, encoded by the exons ATGAGTGAGAATGGCCCTCAAACGGAGGCGCCCATGTACTTTGAGGTGGAGGTGGATCACCTGGAGCGGGacgacgaagaagaagaagatgacaaGATCGGCTTTGTCAAAGACGACCTGATCGCTGAGCCTTCGTCGTCATCTGGACGAGTGTACGACCGCACCACAGTGCTCATAGAGCGGGACCCCATCCGGCTGGAtgaggagggtgaagaggagCTTCACTGTGCAGGGGATGAAGATGGTGTCATCTTTTTAACAGAGGGGGAAGGCGATGAGGACGGCTCTATGGTATTCATGACGGACCCTGATGCCATGTCACAGGGTTATGTGCACCACACCATTTCTGCTGACCAGATCCAGTTCACAATAAATCCAGGCTCGACGCCTATGCCACGCAATATAGAAGGGGCCACACTCACCCTGCACTCTGAGTGCCCAGAGACAAAGCAGAGAGAG GTGAAGCGCTACCAGTGTATGTTTGAGGGCTGCACAAGGACGTACAGTACGGCGGGAAACCTGCGGACACACCAGAAGACTCACAGGGGCGAGTACACATTTGTGTGTAATCAACAGGGCTGTGGAAAGGCCTTCCTCACCTCTTACAGTCTCAAGATCCACGTCCGTGTTCACACCAAGGAGAAGCCGTTTGAGTGTGATGTGCAAGGCTGTGAGAAAGCCTTCAACACACTGTACAG ACTAAAAGCACACCAGAGACTTCACACAGGCAAGACATTCAACTGTGAATCGGAGGGATGCACAAAGTACTTTACCACACTCAGCGACCTGAGGAAGCACATTCGCACGCACACTGGGGAGAAGCCATTCCG GTGTGACCATGACGGCTGTGGCAAAGCTTTTGCTGCAAGTCATCACCTAAGAACACATGTACGGACTCACACAG GGGAGAAGCCATTTAACTGTCCCAGTGACGGCTGTGAGAAGACTTTTAGCAGCCAGTACAGCCTGAAGAGTCACATCCGGGGCCACGACAAAGGACAGACCTTCAGCGTCACCCTCTCTGAA GATGCAAATCACTCGCTGTGCCTCAGTGACTTGAGCCTCATCTCTACAGACTCAGAGCTACGGGAGAACATCCAAAAT gCTCAAAATTTGGACCTTAACAACGTGACGCCTGTGAAAATCTTTGAGCTCATGTTCCAGAGTCCTGAAAATAGTGTCAGCCAAGATGATGCCCATCACAAGg AGAGTCTTGTCGAAACCTCTGCCCAAACAGGAGCAACCGATGCCTCGActctcatctctttctctatccATCCTACCTCCTCATCACCGTGTTCCCACACAGCTAGTGACATTGAGGCTTTTTCCCAGCTCAGCAAGAGTTCTTTCTCTCCGGCCTCCACCTCTGcatctgtcactgctgctgtcgGCTCCGCAAAACCTTTCATGCAACTAACCGGGTCCCAGCAGGTCTCAGATGTGCCTGCTCAGGCTTCTGGCCCAGCACCAAACCCTGCCCCCTCGCAGCACTTCATGGCACTGCCGACCACATTCCTGCAGACGGACAGCATCACGCAGACCACTCCCCTACCACCACCCAACTCTGCTCCGCCTGCAGCGGCTCCAGCACTGACCACCACTATACCAGGCACTGCTGCTGCGTCTGTTGTTGCAGCCACCACAACAGACGCTCTGGCAGCCGTGGCTCAACCTGTGCCTTTGGCCAACAACCCTGTCCCCATCTCCAGCCCTAGTCTGCCTCCCGCCCCAGCCACCATCACCATAGCACCCACTCAGAACCTGCTGCAGCCCAGCTTGGTCATGTCTGACCAGAACCTCCAGTGGATCCTGAGCAGTGCTGCCAACAGCCAGCAGAACCCAGAGCAAGCT TCACAAAAAGGAGCTCCAAAAGTGGAAAAGGTTTTCTTCACTACAGCCATACCAGTTGGAGGAAATGCTG GGAACTCAGTCCAACAGATCGGCCTCAGCCTCccagtcatcatcatcaaacagGAGGAATCCTGCCAGTGTCATTGTGCCTGCAGGGACTCTGCTAAAGACAAGAGTTCAAAGAGTGCCTCCTCCATCGTTTCAGCCCCTGTACCGCAGCAAGCACCAgagccccctcctcccccactaCCACAGCCCCCAGAGCCTCCCCGCCTTCCATCCCCCTCGTGCTGTCTCCCCAAGTCTTCCTCCATGGTGGGTGAGGTGAGCCTGGAGGccgcctcttcttcttcatcttccttaGCTCAGACTTTCTCCACGTCCAACCCTCCCTCGGCTGACAGTCTAAGCAACATGGACGTCTCAGACTTCCTCTCCCTGCAGAGCCCTGGGACAACTGCCAACATTGAGGCGCTGCTGCTGGTCACGGATGAATTCAACATGGCCACCGACGGCAATCCTTAA
- the yrdc gene encoding threonylcarbamoyl-AMP synthase, translated as MKCVRSVAGELIRPGAAPRSAAARRLAADMCKELRTKVLRFLPPTSSGPTVHQEQTDGADILRCTAKALKEGHVVAVPTDTIYGLACLAQNSDAVRKTYDVKGRNGHKPLAICVGEIQDIYKYCKVNVKEELLGDLLPGPVTLVFERSEILNKDLNPFTSLVGVRIPDHTFMRCLCQMCGEPLALTSANISAHTSTLEVQEFQELWPKLAVVVDGGPITDKSRLGSTVVDLSVLGKYHIIRPGCALSSTVDVLERKYGLSADSDK; from the exons ATGAAGTGTGTGCGTAGCGTCGCTGGTGAACTGATCAGACCCGGAGCTGCTCCTCGTTCAGCCGCAGCTCGTCGCCTCGCAGCGGACATGTGTAAAGAGCTGAGGACCAAAGTGCTGCGGTTCCTGCCGCCGACCTCCAGCGGGCCCACGGTGCACCAGGAGCAGACAG ATGGTGCTGACATCCTGAGATGCACGGCGAAGGCCCTGAAGGAGGGTCACGTTGTTGCCGTGCCCACAGACACCATCTATGGCCTGGCGTGTCTGGCTCAAAACTCTGATGCTGTCAGAAAAACATACGACGTCAAGGGGAGGAACGGACACAAGCCGCTGGCCATCTGTGTGGGAGAGATCCAGGATATCTACAA GTACTGTAAGGTGAACGTGAAGGAGGAGCTGTTGGGTGACCTGCTGCCCGGTCCCGTCACTCTGGTGTTTGAAAGATCTGAAATACTGAACAAAGATCTCAACCCCTTCACCTCG CTTGTTGGTGTGCGTATCCCAGACCACACCTTCATGAGGTGTCTTTGCCAGATGTGTGGGGAACCACTGGCGCTCACCAGCGCCAACATCAGCGCACACACCAGCACTCTGGAAGTACAA gaGTTCCAGGAGCTTTGGCCCAAACTAGCCGTGGTGGTGGATGgtggaccaatcacagacaaGAGCCGACTCGGATCAACCGTGGTCGACTTGTCAGTGCTCGGGAAATATCACATCATCAGGCCTGGCTG CGCCCTTTCTTCCACGGTTGATGTGCTGGAGCGCAAATATGGACTGTCAGCGGACTCGGACAAATGA